The Staphylococcus sp. KG4-3 genome has a window encoding:
- the guaB gene encoding IMP dehydrogenase → MWENKFEKESLTFDDVLLLPAESDVLPKEVDLSVQLSEGIKLNIPIVSAGMDTVTESKMAISMARQGGLGVIHKNMNIEDQADEVQKVKRSENGVISNPFYLTPEESVFEAEALMGKYRISGVPIVDSKETRQFVGIITNRDLRFIEDFSIKISDVMTKDNLVTAPVGTTLEEAEKLLQQHKIEKLPLVKEGRLEGLITIKDIEKVLEFPNSAKDAHGRLLVGAAIGIAKDTDIRAQKLVEAGVDALVIDTAHGHSKGVLEQVTHIKKTFPQVTLIAGNVATAEGTKALYEAGADVVKVGIGPGSICTTRVVAGVGVPQITAVYDCATEARKHGKAIIADGGIKFSGDIIKALAAGGHAVMLGSLLAGTEESPGATEVFQGRQYKVYRGMGSLGAMESGSNDRYFQEDKAPKKFVPEGIEGRIAYKGALQDTIYQLMGGVRSGMGYTGSKNLEALREEAQFTRMGPAGLAESHPHDVQITKESPNYSF, encoded by the coding sequence ATGTGGGAAAATAAATTTGAAAAAGAATCTTTAACTTTTGACGATGTGTTATTGTTACCAGCAGAATCAGATGTATTACCGAAAGAAGTGGACTTAAGTGTTCAATTATCAGAAGGTATTAAACTGAATATTCCAATCGTATCAGCAGGTATGGACACAGTTACAGAATCAAAAATGGCGATTTCAATGGCTAGACAAGGTGGACTTGGTGTCATTCATAAAAATATGAACATTGAAGATCAAGCCGATGAAGTTCAAAAAGTAAAACGTTCTGAAAATGGTGTCATCTCGAATCCATTTTATTTAACTCCAGAAGAAAGTGTTTTTGAAGCAGAAGCATTAATGGGTAAATATCGCATTTCAGGCGTGCCAATTGTTGATAGTAAAGAGACTAGACAATTTGTTGGTATCATTACAAACCGTGATTTACGTTTTATCGAAGACTTTTCAATTAAAATTTCAGATGTAATGACAAAAGATAACCTTGTTACAGCTCCTGTAGGTACGACATTAGAGGAAGCAGAGAAGTTATTACAACAACATAAAATTGAGAAACTTCCATTAGTTAAAGAAGGTCGTTTAGAAGGATTAATTACAATTAAAGATATTGAAAAAGTTCTTGAATTCCCTAATTCTGCTAAAGATGCACATGGTAGATTATTAGTAGGTGCAGCAATTGGTATTGCGAAAGATACTGATATCCGTGCACAAAAACTTGTTGAAGCTGGTGTAGATGCATTAGTTATCGATACAGCACACGGCCACTCTAAAGGTGTATTAGAACAAGTTACACATATTAAAAAAACATTCCCACAAGTTACTTTAATAGCAGGTAATGTTGCTACAGCTGAAGGTACAAAAGCTTTATATGAAGCGGGTGCTGACGTAGTTAAAGTTGGTATTGGTCCTGGTTCAATTTGTACAACTCGTGTTGTTGCAGGAGTTGGTGTCCCACAAATTACAGCTGTTTACGATTGTGCTACAGAAGCGCGCAAACATGGTAAAGCAATTATTGCAGATGGTGGTATTAAATTCTCAGGAGATATCATTAAAGCATTAGCTGCTGGTGGACATGCAGTTATGTTAGGTAGCTTACTCGCAGGCACTGAAGAAAGTCCTGGCGCAACTGAAGTGTTCCAAGGTAGACAATACAAAGTATATAGAGGCATGGGCTCATTAGGCGCAATGGAAAGTGGTTCAAATGACCGTTACTTCCAAGAAGATAAAGCACCTAAAAAATTCGTTCCAGAAGGTATTGAAGGTCGTATCGCTTACAAAGGTGCACTACAAGACACTATTTATCAACTTATGGGCGGCGTAAGATCTGGTATGGGTTATACTGGTTCTAAAAACTTAGAAGCATTAAGAGAAGAAGCTCAATTTACACGCATGGGACCTGCTGGTTTAGCAGAAAGCCATCCACATGATGTTCAAATTACAAAAGAATCACCAAATTATTCATTCTAA
- the guaA gene encoding glutamine-hydrolyzing GMP synthase — MEMAKEQELILVLDFGSQYNQLITRRIREMGVYSELHDHEISMEEIKQLNPKGIILSGGPNSVYEEDSFTIDPEIYNLGVPILGICYGMQLTTKLLGGKVERANEREYGKAIINAKTDELFFGLPEEQNVWMSHSDKVIEIPEGFEVIADSPSTNYAAIEDKSRRIYGVQFHPEVRHTEYGNDLLRNFVRRVCECTGEWSMENFIEIEVEKIRNQVGDRRVLCAMSGGVDSSVVAVLLHKAIGDQLTCIFVDHGLLRKGEGDMVMEQFGEGFNMNIIRVDAQERFMSKLQGVSDPEQKRKIIGNEFIYVFDDEASKLKGVDFLAQGTLYTDVIESGTKTAQTIKSHHNVGGLPEDMEFQLIEPINTLFKDEVRELGIELGIPEHLVWRQPFPGPGLGIRVLGEITEDKLEIVRESDAILRQVIREEGLEREIWQYFTVLPGIQSVGVMGDYRTYDHTVGIRAVTSIDGMTSDFARIDWEVLQKISSRIVNEVDHVNRVVYDITSKPPSTIEWE; from the coding sequence ATGGAAATGGCGAAAGAGCAAGAGCTCATACTTGTTTTAGACTTTGGTAGCCAATACAATCAGTTAATTACACGACGTATTCGTGAAATGGGCGTATATAGTGAGTTACACGACCATGAGATTAGTATGGAAGAAATAAAACAATTGAACCCTAAAGGTATTATCCTTTCGGGTGGACCAAACTCAGTTTATGAAGAAGATTCGTTCACAATTGATCCAGAAATATACAATTTAGGAGTGCCGATTTTAGGTATTTGTTATGGTATGCAGTTGACGACTAAACTATTAGGCGGAAAAGTTGAACGTGCCAATGAACGTGAATATGGTAAAGCAATCATCAATGCTAAAACTGATGAATTATTCTTCGGTTTACCGGAAGAACAAAATGTTTGGATGAGTCATTCAGATAAAGTTATTGAGATTCCAGAAGGCTTTGAAGTTATTGCTGACAGCCCAAGCACAAATTATGCAGCGATTGAAGATAAATCTCGCCGTATTTATGGTGTACAATTCCACCCAGAAGTACGTCATACTGAATATGGTAATGACTTATTACGTAACTTTGTACGTCGCGTATGTGAATGTACTGGTGAATGGTCAATGGAAAACTTCATTGAAATCGAAGTTGAAAAAATCCGCAATCAAGTTGGCGACCGTAGAGTGTTATGTGCTATGAGTGGTGGAGTTGATTCATCTGTAGTAGCAGTATTGTTACACAAAGCAATTGGTGATCAGCTTACATGTATCTTTGTAGATCATGGCTTATTACGTAAAGGTGAAGGCGATATGGTTATGGAGCAGTTCGGTGAAGGCTTCAACATGAATATTATTCGTGTAGATGCACAAGAACGTTTCATGAGTAAATTACAAGGCGTGTCAGACCCAGAACAAAAACGTAAAATCATCGGGAATGAGTTTATCTATGTCTTCGATGATGAAGCATCTAAATTAAAAGGTGTAGATTTCTTAGCGCAAGGTACACTTTATACAGATGTTATCGAGTCAGGCACAAAAACTGCTCAAACGATTAAATCACACCACAATGTAGGTGGTTTACCTGAAGATATGGAATTCCAGTTAATCGAACCTATTAATACACTATTCAAAGATGAAGTGCGCGAACTAGGTATCGAATTAGGTATTCCAGAGCACTTAGTTTGGAGACAACCATTCCCAGGTCCAGGTTTAGGTATCCGTGTCCTTGGAGAAATCACTGAAGACAAACTTGAAATTGTACGTGAATCTGATGCGATTTTAAGACAGGTTATCCGTGAGGAAGGTCTTGAACGTGAAATTTGGCAATACTTCACAGTATTACCAGGTATCCAATCAGTAGGTGTTATGGGAGATTACCGTACGTATGACCATACAGTTGGTATTCGTGCCGTAACCTCAATCGATGGCATGACAAGTGACTTCGCCCGTATCGACTGGGAAGTCTTACAAAAGATTTCAAGCCGTATCGTAAATGAAGTCGATCACGTTAACCGCGTTGTTTATGATATAACATCTAAACCGCCAAGTACAAT